From one Salvelinus alpinus chromosome 14, SLU_Salpinus.1, whole genome shotgun sequence genomic stretch:
- the txndc9 gene encoding thioredoxin domain-containing protein 9, producing MASQSMEIMAKALEQQVLQSARMVEEQLDAELGKLERMDDDEMEKLKERRMEALKKSQKQKQEWLGKGHGEYKEIPSEKDFFPEVKESNRVVCHFYRDSTFRCKILDKHLSVLAKKHLETKFIKLNVDKAPFLTDRLRIKVIPTLALVKDGKTKDYIVGFTDLGNTDEFPTEVLEWRLGCSDIINYSGNLMEPPTLTQKSGSKFTKVEKKTIRGRGHDSDSEDD from the exons ATGGCGAGTCAGTCGATGGAGATCATGGCCAAGGCGCTGGAGCAGCAGGTGCTGCAGTCAGCCAGGATGGTGGAGGAGCAGCTGGATGCAGAGCTGGGGAAGCTGGAGCGCATGGATGACGATGAGATGGAAAAGCTgaaggagagaaggatggaggcccTCAAGAAATCCCAGAAACAAAAGCAG GAGTGGCTGGGTAAAGGGCATGGGGAGTACAAGGAGATCCCCAGTGAGAAAGACTTCTTCCCTGAGGTGAAGGAGAGCAATCGAGTGGTCTGCCATTTCTACAGAGACTCCACCTTCAG ATGCAAGATCCTGGACAAGCACCTTAGCGTCCTGGCCAAGAAGCACCTGGAGACCAAGTTCATCAAGCTGAATGTGGACAAGGCTCCATTCCTGACAGATAGGCTGCGGATCAAGGTGATTCCCACTCTGGCGCTGGTAAAGGACGGGAAGACCAAGGACTACATAGTGGGTTTCACAGACCTAGGAAACACAGACGAGTTCCCCACAGAGGTGCTGGAGTGGAGACTGGGCTGCTCTGACATCATCAACTACAG TGGTAACCTCATGGAACCCCCCACCCTGACACAGAAATCTGGTTCAAAGTTCACCAAAGTGGAGAAGAAGACCATCAGGGGGAGAGGACACGACTCAGACTCTGAAGACGACTAG